A single region of the Desulfomonilaceae bacterium genome encodes:
- a CDS encoding thiamine pyrophosphate-binding protein → MKGTHYILQALAAEGIDALFFVPGGLIDPFLNAFESTSQIRPIVAAQEGGACYMADGYSRASSNFGVCMAIGGPGLTNMTTAVSTAWTDESPVLVLSGEVSTSMEGLGQFQDASASSFNDTEILQPVTAMSLSVENPLLLNHHFRKALATMFGRRKSPVHLSLPHDVQEADISVVHQRLDRSLREPKILDVVATDRFWAKVAPGKDFDKRADKIAILAGNGAEDSDASKGLLKFAETFQIPVATTLKAKGVFPEDHQLSLGVFGYAGTRHASTTILSNDLELLMVLGSSLNERDTMHWNSRLVPQRGLFQVDMVPESINAVCGGGTTIIGDVGAFLERLMSERNDSLRYLENGKTVRQEWIDGIRKLPRLYDAENCSSDSIPIHPARIVTELRRSMPRETIALVDSGAHRAFAGQYWVSYEPRTYISAANLGPMGWAIPAGIGVKMARPDRPCVVITGDACMLMHGLEIQTAARFNVPVVYVVINNAAFGNVWLRASKMGPGPAALTSLPDHDWAGVARSLGVNSLTVRKPEELAPAFKQALESNSAFLVDVKADKRFGTPVEPFTESVKSWSYHE, encoded by the coding sequence ATGAAAGGGACTCATTACATATTACAAGCCCTTGCAGCGGAAGGAATTGACGCTCTTTTTTTTGTTCCTGGAGGCTTGATAGATCCTTTCCTGAACGCATTTGAGAGCACATCTCAAATAAGGCCAATAGTAGCGGCTCAAGAGGGCGGCGCCTGTTACATGGCCGATGGATATTCCCGCGCAAGTAGTAATTTTGGCGTTTGTATGGCCATCGGGGGGCCTGGTTTGACAAATATGACGACTGCGGTCTCCACCGCGTGGACTGACGAGTCCCCTGTGCTAGTTCTTAGTGGTGAGGTTTCCACTTCCATGGAAGGACTTGGTCAGTTTCAAGACGCAAGCGCGTCGAGTTTTAATGACACGGAAATTCTCCAACCTGTCACCGCAATGTCTCTCAGTGTGGAGAACCCACTTTTGCTTAATCACCATTTTCGCAAAGCGCTGGCTACCATGTTTGGTCGACGCAAGAGCCCGGTTCACTTGAGCTTGCCGCATGATGTACAAGAAGCTGATATATCTGTGGTTCATCAGCGTTTGGACAGATCGCTGAGGGAACCGAAAATATTGGACGTCGTAGCTACCGATCGTTTCTGGGCTAAAGTGGCTCCGGGTAAGGATTTCGACAAGAGGGCCGACAAAATCGCTATTCTTGCGGGAAATGGCGCCGAAGACTCAGACGCTTCAAAAGGATTGCTAAAATTTGCCGAGACTTTTCAGATCCCTGTCGCAACCACACTCAAGGCCAAGGGTGTTTTTCCTGAGGATCACCAACTTTCTCTCGGAGTGTTCGGTTACGCAGGGACCAGACACGCCTCGACGACGATTTTGTCTAATGATCTGGAATTGCTAATGGTCTTGGGATCAAGTCTTAATGAGAGAGACACGATGCACTGGAACTCCCGGCTAGTTCCCCAGCGTGGGCTGTTTCAGGTCGATATGGTTCCCGAATCTATAAACGCAGTCTGCGGAGGGGGAACCACTATCATAGGAGATGTTGGCGCCTTTCTTGAGAGACTGATGTCCGAACGAAATGACTCGCTACGTTACTTAGAAAACGGAAAAACTGTTCGCCAGGAATGGATCGACGGTATAAGGAAGCTTCCTCGTCTTTATGACGCTGAGAATTGTTCGAGTGACTCGATCCCTATTCACCCGGCACGCATTGTGACGGAACTAAGAAGATCTATGCCTCGGGAGACTATCGCTCTCGTGGACAGCGGAGCGCACCGGGCCTTTGCAGGCCAATACTGGGTCAGCTACGAACCGAGAACTTATATCTCCGCGGCGAATCTGGGCCCTATGGGTTGGGCTATCCCTGCGGGAATAGGAGTAAAGATGGCGAGGCCTGACAGACCTTGTGTCGTGATCACAGGCGACGCTTGCATGCTCATGCACGGTCTGGAAATACAGACAGCGGCCAGGTTTAATGTTCCGGTAGTCTACGTTGTAATCAACAATGCGGCTTTTGGAAATGTTTGGCTTCGAGCTTCAAAAATGGGACCAGGACCCGCTGCACTGACATCACTGCCGGATCACGACTGGGCCGGGGTCGCCAGATCGCTTGGAGTGAATAGCCTGACGGTTCGCAAGCCCGAGGAACTGGCGCCGGCTTTCAAACAGGCCCTTGAATCAAACTCAGCTTTTCTGGTCGATGTAAAAGCAGACAAGCGTTTTGGAACTCCTGTTGAGCCATTCACAGAATCTGTCAAGTCCTGGAGTTACCACGAATAG
- a CDS encoding MarR family transcriptional regulator, which yields MVTNEECIVFLLAKAYQLAHSNMKRHLSTYGLTPVQTLVLEAIRREEGSSATDIGKKLSLDSATLSGVLDRMAERDWVIKEVDKEDKRSLRLYLGEKARVHENELILARERSNEEILKGFSIEERVLLKRLLKDMNR from the coding sequence ATGGTTACAAACGAAGAGTGCATAGTATTTTTACTGGCAAAAGCTTACCAGTTGGCCCACTCAAACATGAAAAGGCATCTTTCTACTTATGGGCTAACCCCTGTACAGACTCTTGTTCTGGAGGCCATAAGACGGGAAGAAGGGTCATCAGCCACTGATATCGGCAAAAAGCTTTCCCTGGACAGCGCTACGTTGTCTGGTGTGCTGGATCGTATGGCCGAGAGAGATTGGGTGATCAAGGAGGTGGACAAGGAGGATAAACGCTCACTGAGGCTGTATTTGGGAGAAAAGGCCAGGGTCCATGAGAATGAACTTATCTTGGCGAGAGAACGTTCGAATGAAGAAATCCTGAAAGGCTTTTCAATCGAAGAAAGGGTCCTCTTGAAAAGGCTTCTTAAAGATATGAACCGTTAA